A single window of Nicotiana sylvestris chromosome 3, ASM39365v2, whole genome shotgun sequence DNA harbors:
- the LOC138887116 gene encoding secreted RxLR effector protein 161-like — MNKTDDEELKDINGYKRLIGKLIYLIITRPDIYFAVQLLNQFMQHPKQSHLEEAMRVIKYIKKSPGMGIFLNKGALTCVITYCDSDWAACPKTRRLVTGYVIKLGDSLISWKSKKQQTVRRSYAKAEYKSMAAVTAEIIWLVGLLKDLNVRIQEPVAVYTDSKAAMQIAANLVYHKRTKHIEIDCHFVREKIKEGLIAPDYMPTKEQIADIMTKGLGVSQHHLLLSKLGVLDVFHPPV; from the coding sequence ATGAACAAGACAGATGATGAGGAACTGAAGGACATCAATGGATATAAGAGATTAATAGGGAAATTGATATACTTGATTATAACCAGGCCGGACATCTACTTTGCAGTACAGTTGCTGAATCAATTCATGCAACATCCAAAACAGTCTCACCTGGAAGAAGCCATGAGAGTTATCAAATATATCAAGAAGTCACCAGGCATGGGTATATTTTTGAATAAAGGAGCACTAACATGTGTAATTACCTATTGTGATTCAGATTGGGCAGCATGCCCAAAAACAAGAAGGTTAGTGACTGGCTATGTGATCAAGTTGGGTGATTCATTAATTTCATGGAAGTCTAAGAAACAACAAACAGTAAGAAGAAGTTATGCAAAGGCAGAATACAAAAGTATGGCAGCAGTCACTGCAGAAATTATTTGGCTAGTAGGACTGTTAAAGGATCTCAATGTAAGAATACAGGAACCTGTGGCAGTATACACGGATAGTAAAGCAGCAATGCAGATAGCAGCTAACCTAGTCTATCATAAAAGGACCAAGCACATAGAAATAGACTGTCATTTTGTGAGGGAGAAGATTAAAGAAGGACTGATCGCACCTGACTATATGCCCACCAAGGAGCAAATTGCAGATATTATGACCAAAGGATTAGGTGTAAGCCAACACCATCTTTTATTGTCCAAGCTAGGAGTATTAGATGTATTTCACCCTCCAGTTTGA